The segment CGCCGGATTCCCGCCTGCCAGCAGAATTCCCGCAACCGCGGCAGCGCTGATTAAAACTATTATACTTATCTGAGTACTGAACTTTTCCATCCTTATAATAAGCGGCGGTTTTGACCCGGCTTCGCCGGTAACTGTTTCTGCTATTTTCCCGACCTCTGTATTTAAGCCCGTCAGAATAACAACACCTGTTCCCCTTCCCTTTGTAACCGAAGCGCCGGCAAAAGCGCAGTTTGTCCTGTCGCTCACATCTGTTTTTTCATCAAGGGGCTGCGTATTTTTTTCCGCGGCCATTGACTCTCCCGTTAAAAACGCCTCGTCAATTTCCAGATTATTTGCCTCTAAAAGCCTTATATCCGCAGGAACCTTACTTCCGGATTCAAGATACACAATATCTCCCGGAACAAGTTCAGCACTGTCAATTTCCTGTTTGGCTCCGTCCCGCTTTACAAACGCCTTTACTTTTATCATTCCCTGCAGCGCCGCGGCACTCTGTTCCGCTTTATATTCCTGCTGAGTGCCTATCACGGCGTTAATAAGAATAACAAATAAAATAAAAGAAGCGTCTTTCAAATCCCCGACCGCGGCGGATACCACTGACGCGGCTAAAAGCACGTAAATAAGCGGGCTTAAAAACTGTTTTAAAAAGACAATAATAAGAGGCGTAGGCTTTTTAAGAGGAAGGTTGTTGGTCCCGTACTTTTCAATGCGCTGCTTTACCTGTTCTGATGTAAGGCCGGATTCAGCACATTCAAGTTTTTCCATTGCCTGTTTTCCGGTTAAAGCGTGCCAGTTAACCGCGGAAGAATCAGTCTCGGTCCGGATATTTTTTTTCATGATATGCTCCTTGTATAATAATTATTTTAATCAATATACAGGTTCAATACTTTCAGGTCAAGCAAATCAGGTTTAAAAACTTCCGGGCTATATTTTCCTGCCGTCTTTTTTCAGCCCCTTTATCATCGGTTCAAGGATAAAAGGCGGTATTAACGTGGTCAGCAGCACCATAAATATTGCAATACCGTAAAACCTTTCGTCAATTATTCCTTTAGCAAGGGCAAACGCGGCAATTATTATACCCACTTCTCCCCTTGGCACCATTGCCATCCCTATAAAAGAAGCCTTTTTAAAGCCCATATTCATAACAGGCAGCCAGCACCCTATAAGTTTGCCTGCAAAAGCAATAACCGTTATAACAAGCCCGGTAATTATAATCACAGGTTCCGTGAAAGCCATAACATTTACCTTCGCCCCCATAATTACAAAAAAGAAAACCACCAGCACATCTTCAAGAATTTCAAGTTTCTGTTTAATTTCATATTCCGATTCCCGTTCAGCCATTACAACGCCTGCCATAAAAGCGCCTACAATTGCCGCAAGCCCTATCTGTACGGCAACAACAGCATAAGTAAAACATACAACAGAACCGGCAATAAGCGGCGCGTTTCTGGCTTTAAAAGCCCCTATTGAATAGCCGAATTTTTTATTAAAGTGAACGCCGCCAAGCGTAAACAGCAGCAGAAAAATAATTATAACAAGGATTGTGGCAATTACGGCTGGCAGCGAAATACTGCCTTTTTCGGCAAGCCCGCTTACCACAGAAAGCACTATAAGGCCAAGTATATCGTCAATTACCGCCGCTCCAAGCACAATTCGGCTAACTTCTTCGGACATAAAATTTAAGTCCTTTAATATTCTGGCGGTAATGCCCACACTGGTAGCCACCATTATGGCGCCCATAAACATTGACTTGATGTTATTGCTGCCGGTAAGCCTCATATAAATATACCCAAGAATAAAAGGCAAAACAACACCGCCTACCGCAACCCAAAAAGCCTTAAACCCCACTTTTGTAAGGTCAGACAGTTTTGTTTCCAGCCCTATTGAAAAAAGAAGCAGTATGACAGCCACTTCGGCTATAACTTCAAAGGTAAGATGCATAGACGGGTCATTTAACTGCAGCACATTAAGCACATAGGGCCCAAGTATAATACCCGCAAGCAGTTCTCCGATTACAGCGGGCTGCTTCATTTTTTTAAAGATAAAACCCACAAATTTAGCCGCGACAAACGCGATTAAAAGCTGAAAGATTATCTTTGACACCATAGCATGGGTGTCGCCGCCGGATGATGCCGCGTGGCTTACCGCGGCTATTGTGGCTGATGCCGCATCTGTTACAGTGGCCATTTAATTACCCTATAACCGTTGTTATCACTTTTTTCAGCTGGGCTTCCGCTACCACTCCCACTATCTGATTTACCATTTCCCCGTTCTTAAAAAACAGTATGGTGGGAATGCTGCGTATCCCAAGTTCGGAAGGCGTCTGAGAATTGGAATCCACATCCATTTTTAACACTTTTATCTTTCCCGCAAATTCGGCTGCCATCTTATCAACAACGGGCGCTATCATCTTGCACGGGTTGCACCACACCGCCCAGAAATCAACCATCACAGGAATATCCGATTTTAAAACTTCCGCGGAAAATGTCGCGTCTGTTACGTTTGCTGCTGTACTCATTTGTTGCCCCCTTGAATTCTTTTATTGTTTTCTGTCAACCACAATTTCCCTGAAATCCGCAAAACGCTTCATCCATAAGCTTATTTCAGACAGCATATTTAACCTGTTTATGCTGGCTTTTTCGTTGTTTTTATCATTAACAAGCACCTTTTCAAAGTACGCGTCTATTTCCAGTTTTAAAGAGGCAATGGTTTCATACGCGCCCCCAAAATCTTTTATGTCAAGCATCCTTGTCATCTTTTCTTTGACAGTATAAAATCTGGCGTAAAGTTTCTTTTCTTCTTCGGCATCAAATAAAGCTGTATCTGTTTCTCCGGGTTTAAACCCTTCGGGGATAATATTATTCACCCTGCTTAACGTGAAAATTATCTCATTAAACCTGGGCCTTTTTCTGGCCCCCGAAAGCACAAGTGCTTTTTCATAATCATCAAGCAGGTTTAATCCTTCTTCTTTAGGAAGCGCGTTTATAATATCGTAATCAATATTTCTGTCCTTAAAATAATTAAGCTCCCTCTGGCGGAAAAAATCCAGAAGTTCTTTTTCATCGCAGCTTTTTCCAAGTTTCGACCTGTATTCGTCCATCACCGCGGAAATCACCCTGCTTAGGTTTATATCAAGCGTCTTTTCAAGTATTATGTAAATGGCGGTCAGCGCCTGGCGCCTTACCGCGTAAGGGTCTTTGCTGCCCGTAGGTTTAAACCCGGCAATAAAGAAACCGCAGATATTGTCAATTTTGTCCACAAGGCTCAACAAAAGCCCCTCTTTGGTGGACGGCAATACATCGCCTACAAAGTTAGGGTAATACTGTTCTGCCACTGCCTTGCATATCTTTTCCGGTTTGCCCTGTTCATGAAAATACACGCCCCCCATAAAACCGCGAAGGCTTACGTATTCTTTTTCGCTTACCATATCGGTTACAAGGTCAGCTTTTGAAAACCTTGCCGCCTGTGCTAAAAGTTCCGGATTATCATATCCAAAAAGCGTGTCAGACATAGCCGCTATGGAAGTCAATCTCTCCACCTTCTGAAACATGGTGCCAAGCCCCGTTATGAATATTGCATCCTTTAACTTTGGAAGGTTGTCTTCTATGGGCTTCTTTAAATCTTCCTGATAGAAGAACTCCGCGTCTTTTAACCGCGCAAAAAGCACCTTAGCGTGCCTTTGCGTTACAAAATCATTATTTCCATCCCCGCCGTCGCGCACATTTACAAAATAA is part of the Candidatus Goldiibacteriota bacterium genome and harbors:
- a CDS encoding cation:proton antiporter — translated: MATVTDAASATIAAVSHAASSGGDTHAMVSKIIFQLLIAFVAAKFVGFIFKKMKQPAVIGELLAGIILGPYVLNVLQLNDPSMHLTFEVIAEVAVILLLFSIGLETKLSDLTKVGFKAFWVAVGGVVLPFILGYIYMRLTGSNNIKSMFMGAIMVATSVGITARILKDLNFMSEEVSRIVLGAAVIDDILGLIVLSVVSGLAEKGSISLPAVIATILVIIIFLLLFTLGGVHFNKKFGYSIGAFKARNAPLIAGSVVCFTYAVVAVQIGLAAIVGAFMAGVVMAERESEYEIKQKLEILEDVLVVFFFVIMGAKVNVMAFTEPVIIITGLVITVIAFAGKLIGCWLPVMNMGFKKASFIGMAMVPRGEVGIIIAAFALAKGIIDERFYGIAIFMVLLTTLIPPFILEPMIKGLKKDGRKI
- a CDS encoding glycine--tRNA ligase subunit beta, which gives rise to MNVILEIGTEEIPADYLAPAINNIRENAEKILLEKRIKYASIETYFTVRRFVLFIKDAAGVQEDLSFEKKGPKYDIAYKDGVLTDVGRNFFQKAGISEKDAKITEENGKKFIFVSVFEKGRPSKEVLAEIFPQIINAVKFPKTMTWDASGVTFARPVRWMLALFGSEVINFTWGNIKSGNKTRLHKFEHSNKEEEVSSADAYFDVMKKAGIIIRQDEREKEIADKAREILKAKGMIILPDKVLLEKLAQSVETVKVVAGEFDKRFLFLPKEVIITAMREHQRYFAVTKDNGEFTNYFVNVRDGGDGNNDFVTQRHAKVLFARLKDAEFFYQEDLKKPIEDNLPKLKDAIFITGLGTMFQKVERLTSIAAMSDTLFGYDNPELLAQAARFSKADLVTDMVSEKEYVSLRGFMGGVYFHEQGKPEKICKAVAEQYYPNFVGDVLPSTKEGLLLSLVDKIDNICGFFIAGFKPTGSKDPYAVRRQALTAIYIILEKTLDINLSRVISAVMDEYRSKLGKSCDEKELLDFFRQRELNYFKDRNIDYDIINALPKEEGLNLLDDYEKALVLSGARKRPRFNEIIFTLSRVNNIIPEGFKPGETDTALFDAEEEKKLYARFYTVKEKMTRMLDIKDFGGAYETIASLKLEIDAYFEKVLVNDKNNEKASINRLNMLSEISLWMKRFADFREIVVDRKQ
- the trxA gene encoding thioredoxin, giving the protein MSTAANVTDATFSAEVLKSDIPVMVDFWAVWCNPCKMIAPVVDKMAAEFAGKIKVLKMDVDSNSQTPSELGIRSIPTILFFKNGEMVNQIVGVVAEAQLKKVITTVIG